In one Brassica oleracea var. oleracea cultivar TO1000 chromosome C9, BOL, whole genome shotgun sequence genomic region, the following are encoded:
- the LOC106316378 gene encoding mitochondrial fission protein ELM1 — MRPKPSPELAVTGPSENPQGGLSGVVKRAIVIGNGCAGAENQCIGLIRSLGLFDRHLYYSVARPRGGIYRWLHWLPISLYKKLGHFISCICSGFSIKANESGSRRSGIKDVFEVADAKQIAAMSRRTFDKSGPLLVVASGRDTISVASSIRRLAMDYVFVVQVQHPRSRLGRFDLVITPRHDYFSLTPEGKKQTPFFLRPWVTPREPPGRNVFLTTGALHNVDSSTLRKAALEWKEEFASLSKPLVVVNIGGSTRNCLYGVDLAKQLCGMLQSILWSCGSLRISFSRRTPKKVKEIIIRELRSNTKVYIWDGKEPNPHMGHLALADAFIITADSISMLSEACTTGKPVYVVGAELCTWKFSEFQKSLHERGAVRSLTGKENMVEKWSYTPLNDNAEAAKRVIQDLAERGWKIES, encoded by the exons ATGCGACCAAAACCGTCACCGGAACTAGCCGTCACCGGTCCCTCCGAGAATCCCCAGGGAGGACTTTCCGGCGTAGTGAAGCGAGCTATTGTGATCGGGAACGGCTGCGCCGGCGCGGAGAATCAGTGCATCGGCCTTATTCGATCCTTAGGCCTTTTCGATCGCCACCTCTACTAT AGTGTAGCTAGGCCAAGAGGAGGAATCTATAGGTGGCTTCATTGGCTTCCTATCTCTCTTTACAAAAAGCTTGGCCATTTCATCAGCTGTATATGTTCTGGATTCTCCATTAAAGCAAATGAATCGGGTTCCAGAAGATCTG GAATCAAGGATGTGTTTGAGGTGGCTGATGCGAAGCAGATTGCTGCCATGTCTCGTCGTACGTTTGACAA GAGTGGCCCTTTGTTAGTGGTGGCATCTGGTCGTGATACTATCTCTGTCGCAAGCTCCATAAGACGACTAGCTATGGATTATGTCTTTGTTGTTCAG GTGCAACATCCAAGGTCGCGTCTCGGGAGATTTGATCTAGTGATCACACCTCGTCATGATTACTTCTCTTTAACACCTGAAGGGAAGAAGCAAACTCCTTTCTTTCTCAGGCCATGGGTGACTCCACGTGAACCTCCAGGTAGAAATGTG TTTCTCACTACTGGAGCTCTTCACAACGTTGACTCATCTACTCTGAGAAAGGCTGCTTTGGAATGGAAGGAAGAGTTTGCCTCGCTGTCAAAACCTTTGGTTGTAGTTAATATCGGAGGATCTACAA GGAACTGTTTGTATGGTGTTGATCTCGCTAAGCAGTTGTGTGGTATGCTTCAGAGTATCCTCTGGAGCTGTGGAAGCCTAAGAATATCTTTCTCAAGAAGAACACCTAAGAAG GTCAAAGAGATCATAATTAGAGAACTGAGGTCTAACACGAAAGTCTACATTTGGGATGGAAAAG AACCTAATCCGCATATGGGGCATCTAGCTTTAGCCGATGCTTTTATCATAACGGCTGACTCTATAAGTATGTTGAGCGAGGCATGTACTACGGG GAAGCCAGTGTATGTTGTGGGTGCTGAACTGTGTACATGGAAATTTTCTGAATTTCAGAAGAGCCTTCATGAAAGAGGAGCTGTTCGATCTTTAACCGGCAAAGAAAAT ATGGTTGAGAAGTGGAGTTACACTCCTCTTAACGATAATGCAGAGGCTGCAAAGCGTGTGATTCAAGATCTGGCTGAGCGTGGATGGAAAATTGAGTCATGA
- the LOC106316117 gene encoding putative sucrose transport protein SUC6 has translation MSSLQDAKNGAVLETQSSSSTVVVHSGEPSPLRKIISVSSIAAGVQFGWALQLSLLTPYVQLLGIPHKWSSLIWLCGPISGMLVQPTVGYYSDRCTSRFGRRRPFIASGAILVAVAGLLIGYAADLGKLAGDKLDETVKVRAIWFFALGFWILDVANNTLQGPCRAFLADLAAGDARKTRTANAFFSFFMAVGNILGYAAGSYTNLHKMFPFTMTKACDVYCANLKSCFFLSIILLLVLTVVSLYYVKDKQWEKEDTDVKTPFFGEILGAFKVMERPMWMLIIVTALNWIAWFPFLLFDTDWMGREVYGGDSGGNEISKKLYNQGVHVGALGLMLNAIVLGFMSLGVEWISRKMGGAKRLWGVVNFILAVCLGMTVLVTKLADDHRKTAGEFAGPTGGVRAGALTLFALLGIPLAVTFSIPFALASIISSSSGAGQGLSLGVLNLAIVIPQMVVSLGSGPFDSWFGGGNLPGFVFGAIAAALSGVVAFTVLP, from the exons ATGAGTTCCCTCCAAGACGCGAAAAATGGGGCGGTGTTAGAGACGCAGTCGTCGTCTTCCACGGTGGTGGTACATTCTGGTGAACCATCACCGCTTAGAAAAATCATATCCGTATCTTCTATCGCCGCCGGTGTACAGTTCGGGTGGGCTCTACAGCTATCTCTCCTGACTCCATACGTTCAGCTTCTCGGAATCCCACACAAGTGGTCCTCCCTCATCTGGCTATGTGGTCCCATCTCCGGCATGCTCGTACAACCAACAGTCGGTTACTACAGCGACCGATGCACCTCAAGATTCGGTCGTCGCCGTCCCTTTATCGCTTCCGGAGCCATCCTCGTCGCCGTCGCTGGTTTACTCATCGGGTACGCCGCTGATCTCGGCAAGCTAGCTGGAGACAAACTCGACGAGACTGTGAAG GTACGTGCCATATGGTTCTTCGCTCTTGGTTTCTGGATCCTGGACGTAGCCAACAACACTCTCCAAGGACCTTGCCGCGCGTTCCTTGCAGATTTAGCCGCGGGGGACGCGAGGAAAACGCGGACCGCAAACGCGTTTTTCTCGTTCTTCATGGCTGTCGGAAACATTTTGGGGTACGCGGCGGGGTCGTACACCAACCTCCACAAGATGTTTCCGTTCACGATGACTAAAGCGTGCGATGTATACTGCGCGAATCTCAAGAGCTGTTTCTTCCTCTCCATCATTCTCCTCCTGGTCCTCACCGTTGTGTCGCTCTACTACGTCAAAGACAAGCAATGGGAGAAAGAAGACACAGACGTGAAAACTCCGTTCTTCGGAGAGATCCTTGGAGCCTTCAAGGTGATGGAGCGTCCCATGTGGATGTTAATAATAGTCACGGCGTTAAACTGGATCGCTTGGTTCCCTTTTCTTTTGTTCGATACTGACTGGATGGGTCGTGAGGTGTACGGTGGAGACTCGGGAGGAAACGAAATTTCGAAGAAGCTTTATAACCAAGGAGTACACGTTGGTGCGTTGGGACTGATGTTAAACGCGATCGTTCTTGGGTTCATGTCGCTTGGTGTTGAATGGATTAGTAGGAAAATGGGCGGAGCTAAACGGCTATGGGGAGTTGTGAACTTTATCCTAGCAGTGTGTTTGGGCATGACGGTTTTGGTTACAAAGTTGGCGGATGATCACCGGAAAACCGCCGGTGAATTCGCCGGTCCGACCGGTGGCGTTAGAGCTGGGGCATTGACTCTCTTTGCTCTTCTTGGTATTCCACTAGCT GTCACTTTCAGTATCCCCTTCGCACTAGCTTCCATAATATCAAGTAGCTCTGGCGCCGGCCAAG GACTTTCATTGGGAGTTCTAAATTTGGCAATCGTGATACCACAAATGGTGGTGTCACTTGGATCTGGACCGTTCGATTCGTGGTTTGGAGGTGGAAACCTACCAGGATTTGTGTTTGGAGCTATTGCAGCGGCACTCAGTGGCGTAGTCGCATTTACCGTTCTGCCTTAG